A segment of the Mastacembelus armatus chromosome 7, fMasArm1.2, whole genome shotgun sequence genome:
CACAGTGGCACAGTGACATTTCAAGTTGGGGTTGCATAACCAGTCTCCCCCTCCGCTCTAATCCGACTTGTATAACCAGCCATTCAATGCAGTTACAtaacctctctctcttccactcacactgacacatacacCTCTTCCCATCATGCCCTCGCAGTTTGCCAGCTTGTGTAAGTTATACCACTTGGTACCATTGACAAAGTCTTTCTTATCAGATATGTGTTTCAGCTCCACGTAAACACAATAATGTCTGTGATTCTTTAACGTCACACAAGTCGTGTGATTGAAATGAATCTCACAAGGTCGATATAGATATTGTAGTAATTGTTTTAATTGGGAAAGGTGCAGTTGAGTTTTGTCATTCTGCATTTTGTGATTTCAGAAAACTTCTTGAAACCACAAAGTCCATAAAGTGACAGAATCCAGAAGTCTtgatgtgaaaagaaaaaccagTGTCccaatcatttttcatcactaGAACTGACTTTATTCCAGTTTCTCAATAAtgtgttcacatttttaaaaactcttcACACTAAACTAaggattacatttttttttttctttgacacaaATGCATTTAAAGACATCTTTTAAAATTCATGCTCTCATTCAAAAACTCTTTATTCAGttgatttgcatatttaaatGCTATTTTCACAAAATTACTCTCTCCTGCTGTGCCCTCAtctaaaaaacaataaaacaatacatttcCATGCACTAACAACTGAGACGTCCAGAGAGTGGATGCCAGTTTTCAttccaaaatcaaaatgaaaatccGTCATCCTGCATTTAAAGTTATGATTTTTCATATCACTTATTCATAAGTTCATCTCTTTATCaagtttacagttttatttaagtCCCTTTTGGACAACAGACGaagtgttaaataaaacactacAAGGCGTCAATATCTGCACTTTCATTTCTATTATTTAAAGTGACAGACAGCTGAATGCATATGTAACACTTGCTGAATGAGTATCTGGAAGGGATGGAAGGGTTCAGCGGTTGTTACAATAAAATTTGAAGTGTGTGTCCTCAGATAAGGCTGATTTTAGACTATGCTGTGTAGAGTGggtagaaatgttttttcagctgtTCAGATTTCTTTTGTACACAGTTGTTGTAAGACAAAACGTGTTTTCCGAACGTGGCTCTAGAATCATCAGACACCTTTAATATTTCTCCTCTGCCGTGTTTCTGTGCAGATGTGATCGACCTGAGCTCAGGCGAGGATGACGCCATCGTGCACATCAGCAGTGAATCAGCcaatgaggaagaagagagtGAGCCGAGCAGTGTGCACACCACTGATGCCCTCAACCAACCAGACTCCCAGGGCAGGGTGCTGGTCAACCTGAACCATCCAGCTGCAGAGGAGGACATTTTTCTGTCGCCACAGCTTGCTCGAGCTGTGAAACCTCACCAGGTAGAATCACAGCTGCACTTTCAATGTCTACAAACGAGAGAGAAGTATTTTCCTTCACATCTGCCATTGTTACTCTCCATTTTGTCCCATCACTACATTCTACATCTCTTCTCTTGCCTTCTCGTCCACAGATCGGTGGAATCCGTTTCCTATATGACAACCTGGTGGAGTCGGTGGAGCGTTTCAGCAACAGCAACGGATTCGGCTGCATACTCGCCCACAGCATGGGCCTGGGCAAAACACTGCAGGTCATCTCCTTCATCGACGTCTTGTTCAGGCACACCGAAGCTCACACCGTGCTCGCTATTGTACCTGTAAGTACTTGAGGTTTCATGTTTGAATACaaggaaataaaagaataagCATTTTGTCACAAACCTACAACCTTTAAATGTATGGCAGTGAAAGTGTCTTTGCtctttaaacattaaaaaaaatccaagtcAAACCATCAGTGTATTGATCATTTCAGAACTAGTCAAAAACCCATTTCTCTCATATGTCTTTGTCAGGTGAACACCCTGCAGAACTGGCTGTCAGAGTTTAACACATGGGTCCCGCCCCCAGAAGCGTTACCGCCAGATACCGACCCCACGCTGGTGACACCTCGAACTTTTAAGGTTCACATCCTCAATGACGAGCACAAGTGAGTAAAAGCAACCAGAGTATGTTTCAGCTGCCTCAATCTGTCTGTACCGAGTAACCTGAATtacagcttcttcttctccttctgaGGTGGAGGTAAAATTATTCTACTGAATCCATGAAATCATGAAGCTTTAACAAAACACCTTTTAAGTTTTAAGATCCTTTAGGTACATTCTGTAttcctcacactcactcactcgcATGCAGCAGGGTCATGAGTAAACTTCAAAGCAGTCTCAAAGGGGCTCCGCTGCATTTACATTCATGCAAAGCAGACTTTCCACTGACCTCCTGACCTCCTGACCTGCCTTTGCACTCCGTCCCCATCTGGCTAGTCTTTCCTCCCATCATCCCCTTTCTCGACAGCTGCTTCTGCTGGAAAGATTTTCTGCTCctcgtgcgtgtgtgtgataGGGATTAGGGAACAAGGATGGAAGGAAATCTGCAAGATCGGCATCCAGTTCTGTGATAGAGCCTTGACTGGAAGTGACACAGTAACCTCATTCTGCCTCTGTCTCACTCCAGTCTCATGCTGGCAGGAGACTCATGACTGGTGgaatattaacaaaataagCATGTTGTTCCTACTCTTCAAGCACTACTCTGAAAGAGTTGTAATTGCTTAGtaatttattaaatgttaaaaagttAATTAGAGCGCAGTACATAGTTGGTTTCTTGCTATAATACAAGAACATCTCCCAAGGATTTCCATCTCTTCTataccttttgtttttaaataaatatttcgtACTTCCGTTTAAAGATgctataaattacatttataatatTCACTGAGATAATAAAAAGCTCCAGCATTGTTATATTGTCTGCCACTGTGTTTGGATAGCACATTAAATGaaatcttatttttcattttgttaaattttagatgtttttcctTTCTACCTAATTTGTACTGCTTTTTAACGTCATTGTATATTATTATGAAATAATTGTCAGTTTTACAAAACATGAGCAAAAATGTATCTCACCCTTTTTAACATCACCCAGGAATACGACAACCAGGGCCAAGGTGGTGGATGACTGGGCTCGGGATGGAGGGGTGCTGCTGATGGGCTACGAAATGTACCGCCTCCTATCGCTGAGGAAGAGCTTTGTGGCCGGGAAGAGGAAGAAGACCAAGAAAACAACAGGGTCTGCGGTCATCGACGTGGATGAAGAGGACAGGCAGCAGGAGCTGCTCAAAGGTGGGAGAGATGAAGGACAGAGGGTGGCAAAAGAAAAGATAACGGTCGACGTGGAGGGAACAAAAATGAGCAGAGAGAATTAGGGGAATATTCATTAGCTAGTTACTGAAGGTATTTCTGCCTGTCTTCCTCGCTCAGGGATTGAGAGAGCCTTAGCTCGACCTGGTCCAGATGTGGTGATCTGTGATGAAGGCCATCGCATCAAGAACTGCCACGCCAGCACGTCCCTGGCTCTGAAGAGTATACGAACCAGACGCCGCGTGGTCCTGACTGGCTACCCGCTGCAGAACAACCTGATTGAGTACTGGTGCATGGTTGACTTTGTCCGTCCCGACTTTCTAGGTAAGTTGCAAGATCTGCATTTTATTTCAGGGGATGTATTCCATCAGACCCTCTAAGATCTAAGTACAGTTTTTCAAATAATGTTTCAGGTACACGGCAGGAATTCAGTAACATGTTTGAACGTCCGATTCTGAACGGGCAGTGTGTGGACAGCACACCTCAGGACATCCAGCTGATGAGGTACAGGAGCCATGTTCTGCACAGCCTGCTGGAGGGCTTCGTACAGAGGTGAGACAGCAGCCACTATAAACGCACAATCACTGTCCACTCCCTTAACACTTCACAGACATTGACCgttatttgtctctgtttcagATGTGGCCATGACGTCCTGAAGGACCAGCTGCCCTCTAAAGAGGAGCATGTGATCCTGGTGCGTCTGTCTCCCCTGCAGAGGGCGCTCTACACAGAGTTCATGAGCCGCTTCAGAGAGGCAGGGAACACTGGCTGGCTCAGCCTCAATCCGCTGAAGGCTTTCTGTGTCTGCTGCAAGGTGAGGAGGAGTGCATGTGCGTGGAACTCAACCTGCGCACAAAGGGACCTCTATTTGATGTTaatggtagttttttttttttttttaaacatgtatcTGTTcctgacccagtgataatagTGAAATTATCTCTAAATTAGTTCCTAAAAAAAGGGTACAGTTACCGGAGCCTTTTATTGGACTATTTCCACTGTTAATTATCATTTAGAGCAGAGAAATGACATCCTCATGTGTCATTTTGCCCTGTATGGGTTCCTGCTGTCCCTGTGATTGTTGCTACAGTATATAGGTCAACATGAAGATGAATTCTGTTATTTATCGTACATGATTGCAAGCTTGAGAATGTGTTTTTGCATCACCGATTTCCTGTTATTCTTCAGATTTGGAACCATCCAGATGTGCTGTACGAGGCCTTGCAGAAGGAAAACCTGGCAAGTGACCAGGATTTGGACCTTGATGACGTCACTTCCACAGGACCCACCCGATGTCCAACTGCATCCACCCAGAAGTCCAAGCCCCTAGAGAATCCTAACCCCATTGGGGGACTGAGTCTCAACCAGCTACAGGAGAAAGCCAATCAAGTCATCACTTATGAATGGGTAATTTGATCACACCCAACAAGAGCTGTGACATTAAGCAATCTTACATTTAATCTACTTTAACATAGATTGACATCCATGTAACAAACACCAGTATTTTGAACTGGattcacaaaacacataaataaaacatcttttgcTTTCACACTGAGGTAATTTAgactttctctctttgtccaAAACCAAATCCTGGTCTGAGTTCACTTTTTATATCTCAACACTTAAAAGTTTAGCCAGGCCTTTAAATAAAGTTCCCGTCTTTGGCCGTTACCTGTTCATGCTTAAACTGTAACTTCAgttctctcttctcctgtgaCTAGGCAAAAGACATCATGTGTGACTACAAACCTGGCATCCTGGAGAACTCAGCAAAGATGGTGCTGCTATTCCACCTGATAGAGGAGAGTGTGAGGAAGGGAGACAAAATCCTAGTCTTCAGGTAAAAGACTGGAAACACTAATTtgaatgtttcatgtttcagattttgatgatttacatttttatgtgatttaaCATATCAAATAAAACTCAATAAAACTATATATCATTGAGTTTTCTTTCATGTAAGTTTTACCTGGATCTCATGTCTGATGTTGCTTCTTTCTGCAGTCAGAGTTTGTCCACGCTGACAGTGATTGAGGATTTCTTGGCAAAAAGAAAGGTGCCTCCCTCGCCCAACACATCCGGCGGGGAGAGACCCAACCAGAACTGGGTCCGCAACCTCAGCTACTACAGTAAGTGATCTTTTATTATGGGCATTCTTCTTGTTGAGTGTTTCAACTGGTAAATTTCGGTGCTTATATTTAGACAGGCTGGAAGGTTATTTTAAGGCAGGTGTTGTGCATAACAAGAATTGTTCAGGGGACGGTGGTTTGAGATTTTAGATCAGTTAATGAACTTAATCAAAAAGGTAAAACACTTTTTCTGTCCACTAGGCTGAATAAATTGTTCATATTACTAAATCTGGCAGTTTTCTTGAGCCTAGTTCTGACTAACCTGGTTTGGTTTCATACTGGTTACACTTCTCTTATTGACTTACTATTAgtactgccacctgctggtttgTTTTGATACTGCTGGTTTACGGTTCTCCACAGACAGAAAGGAATGTACAGCTGTAGGACCAGTGTCCACTACCTTAGTTCTATCAGCCATTATCtttttaaagaataataaatataaatagagAGAAAATGTGATAAAGTTGTGTTACGTTAGCCTGCCAGTTTTAACTCTGTATCGGTTGTGTGATATGTTGAAGGGCTGGATGGAAGCACAACAGCTTCGGAGAGAGACAGGCTGATCAACCAGTTCAATGACCCATCCAACACCTCTGCCTGGGTCTTCCTGCTATCAACCAGGTAACAGTTTGACTCAACACCAAAAATACTGGTAGCAGAACATGTAGCAACTTAAAAAACTTACTTGGTTTGTACCTCTGGTCATCAGGGCTGGATGTCTGGGCGTTAACCTGATTGGGGCGAACCGTGTGGTGGTTTTTGATGCCTCGTGGAATCCGTGCCATGATGCCCAGGCCGTGTGTCGTGTCTACCGATATGGTCAAAGGAAGCCCTGTCACATCTACCGACTCGTGTGTGACTTTACACTCGAGAAGAAGATCTACGACCGCCAGATCTCCAAACAGGGCATGTCAGGTTAgtagtggggggggggggcagcacTCGTCTGGGGGCTGGTATATTGTCTCAAGCGTTTGTTGTTGATGCTCTTGAGAGCTGTAAGAATCAgacttatgtatttttataatttgCCTCCGTCCGTCCTTATATGTTGTCTGGAATCAACCTCTAAAACTCACTTTAACCTGTTCAGCCAGTTCAACCAGTTTCTTCCTTTGTCCATCAGACCGGGTGGTGGACGACCTGAACCCTGTGCTGACCTTCACTAGGAGGGAGGTGGAGTCGCTTCTTCACTTCGTGGAGGAGGAGCCAGCCCCCTCCCAGATCCAGTTGCAGCCCCAGGACAGCATGGAAAGTGTCCTCCAGAAGGCGTTGCACCTCTACCCCCATTTGATTACCAAGGTAGATGAATGGAGACACTGTCACTACATGTCCCTGAGAGCTGCTGAATAGGTGCCATCACAGTGTTGTAACTGTGGCTAAATCAAAATGTCAGAAGTCAAACCTCTCATGAATTAGTCATTAAAATGGATTTAGGGAGCACATTTGAATACATGAGGTTTTAGAGTTTGACAAGTGGTAAGTCGCCTCATAATTGAACCTGCTGAATAGTTTGTAGCAAACAATTCAACACAAGATTTACACTGTTTATGACTCTGTGAAAAGAATATCCTCCTTGACTCTAAAGTAATTTTACTGTAGAAAATTCATTGGTCCCAGCTAGTAACAATGCAAATGATCCTTTTAACATGGGTTAAGTATTTGAAGGCTTTTACATTGTAACATGAAGATggcagacatgtttttttcaccAACCCCTTTCTCTGTTCCAGCAACCGTTCCCCCATGAGTCCTTGCTGATGGACCGCAAGGAGCTGAAGCTGAGCAGCACTGAGAAGAACGCTGCTAGGAAGGGTTAcgaagaggagaagagggcaTCGGTGCCATACACCCGCCCTTCCTACGCTCACTACTACCCCGCCAGCGACCAGAGCCTTACCAACATCCCTGCCTTCAGCCAGAGAAACTGGTCAGTGACTCACAGCATCAATAAGAGCAGGGAAAAGCATTTAAAACGCTTTCCAGTCTCATTTTGTCCATTTACCACTTTGCTTTTCTAAGAGTAATGAGTTCACATGAGACTCTTTGTGCTCAGGCGCCCTCCCCCTCATACTGAGGAAAAGCCAGTGGCCAGTGTTCGTCCAGTCCAGTCAACCCCAGTTCCCATGTTGCCCCGCCAGATGCCTGCAGGCTCTTCCCCACACAGCGACCTTGGAGGATTCCCTGTCAACTGCCTGAAAAAAGCCGGGGTGTTCGTACAGAAGATTGTCACCACTAGTGGTAGGCAAACTTGCATTGCAATTTGATCTGCTTCCTGCTCATCCTGCTTATCCTTCAGGTGTTGAATATTCTCTATTTCTGATATGAAAGAATAGACAGTGGTTCTTTCTATAGTCAATGTTTATCTTGGCCTCCTTTAGACATAGTGATTCCAGGCACCAACAGCTCAACAGATGTCCAGGCCAGGATCACAGCTGGAGAGAGCATCCACGTCATCAGGGGCACTAAAGGTAACCGTTTACTGCACACTATTACCAAGACCCCTGATTATTCTCACTACTACACTATAATATACTTGCTACAATAAAAATAGAATTATAGAAACATTTCCTTGCTCCAGCAACATGAGAATTTGCTGAGTGTGTTTGGGTTTTGGATTCATGGCGAGACAAAACAGAATTAGAGGAGAAAATATGACAGATTAATCAAGAATGCAAGTAATCATTATTTTAAACCCAGTATGCTATCCTGCAAAATCCGCGAAAGAAGCATTGATTTAACTTTTTCTGACTCATCATGTCCTTCATCTGTTTTAGGGACTTACATCAGGACATCTGATGGTCGAATCTTTGCCATCAGAGCAGCTAATAAGTCCAAGAATTCAGAGCAGAGTACTACAGCGCCACCCAAAGGTAGGATAATTCATTTGCTGGAGATCAGTTGAACTAAAAGTGTGTGTAGTCCTATTTAGAAGGACTTTATTACATACCATCTCAAAGATCAGGCCCTATGAGGTGACTTGTTACTTAATTAAGCCCATCGTATGAAAAGGGTTTAGATTTATCCAAAAGCCAGTATCTGATctcttgtttcttcttctcagCCTCACAGGCTCCACCCGAGGAGGTTTCCACCAATGTTAGTAATGGTTGCCAGTCACCTGATAAGAAGCAGCTGGTATCCTCCGAGACTGTGCCCCGTCCTCTTTCTCCTGACAGCCCAGAGATCATCAGCGAGCTGCAGCACTACACAGGCGGCACAGGGCCCGGCTCCATCACAAGCCACGGAGCTCAGCCAGAGAGGGCGGCAGAGAGCACCATGAACAGCCTGCCTACCAGCAAACTGGTTCAGACCAGTAGCAACAGTGGAAGTATGAGTCGCCATGATGCCTCTGTGACGAGTGTAATCCAGTCCAACATGGACACCGCTGCCCAAGACCTGAGAACAGGCTCCAAACGCAAAGCCTCCACCCCATCTTTGGATGAGCGGCCCAGCAAGCAGCCCTCTGCCGGCAAACATTCCGCAGCCCCAGTGGCCTCACATGGCTTCCCCTACACCGGAGGCTATGGCCTCCCTCCTCTGGGCCTCAATCCTGCCATGCTGGGTGGGTCGTTGCAGCACCCACTGTTCGTGGGGGCAGGTTCACCATATTTCCAACCTCCCCACACTCAGCTGGGGGAGAACAGTTACATGTACCCAGACTTGTTTGGTTTAAGTGCAGtccccacctcctcttcctccacctcatTGTTGACAACCACCACTGTTGCCGTCTCTTCTACTTCCTCGTCATCATCCTCTGCAGCAGTCAAAGCTGCCAGCTCAGTTCCAGGAGCTCTGCCACCCTTCATGCTGAATCCTAGCATGGCTGGGATGCTTCCTCCAGGCTTCCCCCTGTCTTACAGTCAGTCTCTGGCTAGCCTCTACACAGGATCGATGCTCCCTGGTGGGCTGCCAGGTCCAGCTGCCACTCCTGGTCCAGCTGGAGCCAGCTTCCTGTCCCAGTACCCTCCCGCTGcagcctccagctcctcctcatcttctcctTCCTCGTTCTGCTACTCAGCACGATCTGACGGGCACCGAGGCCCAGTGCTGGTGGATGGCGGGAATGTTGGCAGCACCAGCAGTTCAGATGATGACAATGATGTAATTGAGGTGAGAGGACAGTGACAGATGAACATGGTCACTTGGGCACGGTTGATTCAATATTTTAAGCATCAAAATAGGATGACATCCTATTTGCAGGCTTCAAAAAAGGCCTGTGACCAAGACCATGAgggaaaaagaataaaaatttgaaaaaagatGGTTAAACTGACAACAACTGAGCCCCTGCTGAAGTGTTTCCTCTGTTCATGTCTTCTGCCTTGGAGAACAGTGCGAATGGGGATTGAACACAGAGCGACAAACCTTTATGCTGAATATCTAAagatgaaacacaaagaaaaaagctCCAGAAGATGAAAATAGGACGGGTCTTTTTTTGTCCAATACTGGCATTGAAATCCTATCACTGGACTTAGTACTGCTGAATTTGGGCCTGTAGTGACCACATACAGCCACAAGTTATACTGTTGACTTTCGAGATTCTAGTTCTGCAGCTTTGCTAAATGTCAAacctcttttgctttttttcagcTAATTAAATAGATGAATTTAGGATGGAATTGCTTAGTAAAAAAGGTCCGATAGTTACATTAGCTGGTAGTAATATTTGTTAAATATCGGTAACTGAAATGGTATTGTTTGTCACTTGTGGAATATTGCTACTGAATATCTCtctaaatgaaaaaagtaaagggTTAAAAGATCAAACCAGAACTTTCAGGAAGCATTTTGAAAGAACTTAATAATTCACTGCCAGGACAGGgggattttatgtttttgttcttgaagaaaagaaatgaaatgggATCATCTTTACTGAGGAAGCAGTGGAGGCTTGTTGAGCATGAGCTTAGAGATAATTACTGAAACCTTAAAACTCTCATGAAAGAATGTATACTTAATCAAATGCCTTTTAACTGGGCCTTTTTGAAAAGACTCCTTCTGTTTAGGCATCAGACGTGGGAagagctgctttttgtttttgagtgtgtattttatatttatgtaatCTATTACTTTTTAAAGAAACTCATTGCCTAAAAACAGCCAGgtgaaaatgagaagaaaaaaaacaaactgtattcTAATGAGGTGTCCTCCTTGTAGCGGAGAAACAACCAACAGAAAATGCCTTTTTGCCTCCATCTTTCTGAATGTTAActgtgagagaggagaggtAAAGAGAGACAGACGGTCAATGCGGCTCTCTGAATCTCACCCACAGTCTTACTGTAGCCTAGtgaaaaacaatgcaaaacactCACTCAAGcctatatttgtatttatacaACCCCAGAGGAATTGAGCTTGAAATTAAGCTTTTGTCATTAgtgttcatatgtgtgtgttggaaaaaaaaaaaagattagacATTTGTGTTGCTTGGTTTGGTAACTTGATCTAAGGCAGATTCCACCTCTGCTCtgcaacttttattttttctctctcacatctCATTTTGTGAACAAAAGTTGTTAATCAATCAAaccaattgtttttttgttttgttttttttcttctttttacacCAGAGGTGTAGCTTTGCCAAAAACAAGTAGTACACAAGCACATTAGCAACCTCCATGAAAGAGGATTATGTCTTAAGAGACCAAATAATGTTGTCAGCATAGAGCAGACTTAAAATCCACCCAACAACACACTCTCTGGACAGCATCCTCACAACCACAATGGAGAAGTACATATCCATGTCTCGGTATGACCTTGCAGGTGACACTGTACACTGTAAAAGAGACACAAATCTGTATACATCTGTAGACTGGTTAAATGAAGGGGAAGGCTTCATTCGTCAGATTCCCTTTAGATTAACCATAAACCATTGATTCAAAACGATCCCCTCCGATCACACCAACTGATCCATTACCTTCAGCACTGTCGTTATGTGGAAAATCTCCTCTTCCAAAATGGCTGCAGCAAGAGCTTTAAAAGCCACCAGCtgttttgtaaaaaacaaaactcttaaCATCATCAAGCAAAGACTAAGCATTTCCTGCCATTTCTCTTCCAAGTATTTGTTCTTCATACTGAAACTGTTAGTTtacttctgtttcatttttgttctcctCTTTTTACAATGTTGAATTTaccaaattaatttatttatgatGGTGcgtatttattcatttgtatttttgtacaaTATTTGAGTTccttttttgttgattttgtttctgtttgtaaacatttttatcgtcatattactattattgttaCTACAGGTTGGTGTCTGACCCAGTACATGTGAACATAAGCAGAACCTGCATGTGGACCAATCAATTCAGTCCATTTCTGCACACATTAATATCCAGGATAGCATCTTTAAGATGGATTACGTAAATATCATATCCCCCTTACAAGAACTCTGATCAGCTCGTCATTATGAGGGAAAAATGATGAGCTCAGATTCCTTCAACAGAACATTGTGTTTACGACTCACAACTGGGATATATATGTAAGTATTTTTTCTGAGAATTATGAgccatgtatgtgtgtgtaaatgaagCTCCTTCACAAGTGATGGGTCAGAAACCAGGGCAGTCCAACCACTCTTCAGCTTAAAAGGAAAAATAGATGATGTcaactgcttttgttttttccttttttgtcattCATCATCATATCATCAGAAATCTCCGTCTGCGTCAGCCCTGTGGTGGCAAGAGAGCAAGTTTCCTCAGTGGTGAACTGTTTGCTTGTCAGCTCAGCATTTGTGCGCTGACTGACTGCTCTCTTATTTCACAGCTTTGTACGtgaatttatatatttatttaaaacaaatcaatttGGTCGGACGAGCTGAGCCAACTGTCTGAATTCCATTTTAGCCGAGGAGACGAATAAAGCTGCTGTCTTTGAGGACTGGCTATAGTCAAAGCCTGTTGTTTGGTTTATCAATGGATAATGTGTATTACCTTGGATTATATTTagatctttttttgtttcaagttttgttttttgattttgtttttgttttttgaagtttgtaaataaaaagaaacctgTTCCAAATAATATTTTTCCTAATTTCTGATTTAGTACCTGgattctttctctttctcacagaCAGGCAAACCATCACCTGTAAAGGTGTGgaaattgtgtattttttcaaagaaaattaACACGTTTGTTCTTTTAGTTGCATGTGAAGAATAAAATTTGAGAACAATTGTATAAAATATAGACCATCACTTACGTATTGCAGTTTTAACACAGTAATCTGTAATATATCGCATATGTCTTGAAGTAGCAGAAATTTGCTTTAAAATCTTTCAAAGTTTTAAAATCATATAAGACCTAAAAGGTTAAACACACTCTTCTTCAGCTTAGAAGAAAAATTACCCAAAGGcctttaaaaacttgaaaaaacCTGCAACCAGACTGTACATATGGAGCTTAAATATACCTACAGTTACAATATGAtagaaaactgcaaaaaacacGTCACTCTTTAAGACAAGCTGGTAATATGTTTATGCATGGCCATatggttaaaaacaaaacatttcagaaagaaCTTTTTTTGGATTAACTTAGTAGTTGATCTGAATTTAGTTGTCTTCTCTTGGTTTATTTGCACTCATAAAGATGTCACATCAGTTTTGTTGCTGATCAGTATCATTCTGCTCATGTACCTTAGGAATTTAATAACAAGGGTGAAATCTGGGTTTGGTTGGCACTGGCCCGCTTTcctatgtttaaaaaaaaagttgccgACTTAGTGGAGCTTGTTTGTGCATGAAGCCACAGATAAGCAGAAACCAACAAATGTCTCCTGACAAGCAgctctaaaatgtaaaatgccagaatgaaaacaagaaatatcTTGTTTCATTTGACTCACATCTGTACTCGCTGAGTTTACAAGCCGTTGTGATTTAAGTTGTTCACTTCATGCTGCATTCTTTACAGAACAGCACAGCTGGCTATGTAACTTAATTTTCAGAGTGCATGGGTCTCCAAGTTATGTGCAAAGGTGTATGTTGCTCCttagtttttgaaaaaaaaaaatgcactatGTATCGTGAAGCACACAATATCACCAAATATGTATTTTGGCTTTTTTATCTCTAGTGATGCCAGGGATCTTCCTTGTTCTGCTTGTGAGTGAAAGTTGCTGTGTATTCTATGTCTGTTCC
Coding sequences within it:
- the LOC113145575 gene encoding helicase ARIP4-like isoform X4; its protein translation is MDQSHSASFTSENETQGGDPAAWQCTSPPSTSPSGETPAHPPPSQPASRPRSRPASQSPSPPSALTGAKKGSSKPAHMRRNIRKLLKEHQLEAVTKAAQQEELERRRRLDHQRKQDFPIPLLPEYTTVSLLLVSPGDVTKHVSPSSASAASLQEVKSTRQDVICLDSSSISEDECKSSVPSAISPEPRHKTDVIDLSSGEDDAIVHISSESANEEEESEPSSVHTTDALNQPDSQGRVLVNLNHPAAEEDIFLSPQLARAVKPHQIGGIRFLYDNLVESVERFSNSNGFGCILAHSMGLGKTLQVISFIDVLFRHTEAHTVLAIVPVNTLQNWLSEFNTWVPPPEALPPDTDPTLVTPRTFKVHILNDEHKNTTTRAKVVDDWARDGGVLLMGYEMYRLLSLRKSFVAGKRKKTKKTTGSAVIDVDEEDRQQELLKGIERALARPGPDVVICDEGHRIKNCHASTSLALKSIRTRRRVVLTGYPLQNNLIEYWCMVDFVRPDFLGTRQEFSNMFERPILNGQCVDSTPQDIQLMRYRSHVLHSLLEGFVQRCGHDVLKDQLPSKEEHVILVRLSPLQRALYTEFMSRFREAGNTGWLSLNPLKAFCVCCKIWNHPDVLYEALQKENLASDQDLDLDDVTSTGPTRCPTASTQKSKPLENPNPIGGLSLNQLQEKANQVITYEWAKDIMCDYKPGILENSAKMVLLFHLIEESVRKGDKILVFSQSLSTLTVIEDFLAKRKVPPSPNTSGGERPNQNWVRNLSYYRLDGSTTASERDRLINQFNDPSNTSAWVFLLSTRAGCLGVNLIGANRVVVFDASWNPCHDAQAVCRVYRYGQRKPCHIYRLVCDFTLEKKIYDRQISKQGMSDRVVDDLNPVLTFTRREVESLLHFVEEEPAPSQIQLQPQDSMESVLQKALHLYPHLITKQPFPHESLLMDRKELKLSSTEKNAARKGYEEEKRASVPYTRPSYAHYYPASDQSLTNIPAFSQRNWRPPPHTEEKPVASVRPVQSTPVPMLPRQMPAGSSPHSDLGGFPVNCLKKAGVFVQKIVTTSDIVIPGTNSSTDVQARITAGESIHVIRGTKGTYIRTSDGRIFAIRAANKSKNSEQSTTAPPKASQAPPEEVSTNVSNGCQSPDKKQLVSSETVPRPLSPDSPEIISELQHYTGGTGPGSITSHGAQPERAAESTMNSLPTSKLVQTSSNSGSMSRHDASVTSVIQSNMDTAAQDLRTGSKRKASTPSLDERPSKQPSAGKHSAAPVASHGFPYTGGYGLPPLGLNPAMLGGSLQHPLFVGAGSPYFQPPHTQLGENSYMYPDLFGLSAVPTSSSSTSLLTTTTVAVSSTSSSSSSAAVKAASSVPGALPPFMLNPSMAGMLPPGFPLSYSQSLASLYTGSMLPGGLPGPAATPGPAGASFLSQYPPAAASSSSSSSPSSFCYSARSDGHRGPVLVDGGNVGSTSSSDDDNDVIEASKKACDQDHEGKRIKI